The stretch of DNA aaaaaaacgAAGTCCTGTAGACTGACTGACTTTGtttttgtgggcttttttttttttggtctattTAGCTATGAAATACCGCTAGTAGCATTTTGAGAGCAATAGCAACTGCCTTCAGATCACCCTAGAGCTCAGTCTTCAAATCACCTTTCAAGTCTgacaaaaagaggaaattttgCTTTCCCACATGACACATTTCTGAACCAATGTGCAGTTTAACAGCAACAGCTGATTTCTGCGATCTCAAGTATGTCTGTGATTCCATTTTTTatcttctcaaagaaaaaatgttcagggAGAATAAAACTATCTCTTTATGTCTGGTAAGTGAAAAGGCCCTGTGGCTCAGGCTGAGTGCTGGGGTTGATGGGCTCACCCTCCCCTGGCTTTTTGCAGAGGTGACAGAGTCCATCTTCTCTCTGTCACCAGGAATTTAAACAGTAGGAgatccccaccaccaccccacgACAAGCAAGGCCAGAGATGGGAAAGAGCCACAGCTTTCCACTGAGCTGAGGCCAAGCCTCTTCTGTACCTGGGGATTTTGCTCTGAAGTGCATCCCAGCATGACACATTTGGCAGCTCAAAGAGGCTCTCATCTCGGTGCTCACTCTCACTGCCTGCAAAGCACGTGGTAATGGCACGGGCGTCTGGCAGAGCAAATAACCAACCCCTAACTTTTTCCACCTGCTCGCAGACCTTGGGAGAGAGGTGCTTCAAGGAGCCAGCACTGACGAATGCAAAAAACACGCACCTCTTCCTGCAGATATCTCTGTTTCCTtggctctgctctgtttttttgctgtttgtgacGTGGTCCTGCCAGATATAAAGCAGAGACAGAGGAGCCCTTGGCTCAGTCCATTTTCCAGGTGGCAGAGGCAGCCAAAGAAGCACGGTGCTCAATGTGCTGGGCGGACCTGCTCAtccttctccctgcagcctggtACCAGCTGGCAGCTTTCCCCTTCGCTGCTCTCTTCCACCAGCTCTGTGCTTCGGGGCAACTCTCTCTGACTGCTCGGTACGTGGTCgccacctctgctgctgcgACAAGGGCAGGTTGTGTCCGTGGGTGCTTTCTGGGTCTCTCCTAGCCAGAAGTGCAGTGGGACACAAGGTAGTGATTCCCTGCTGATGTAGGTATGGGCATGAGCTGTCCCACTCCCCTCTTTGTGCAGTGGGGCCAGTTCAGGGTGGTTAAGGCTAAAACAGCCAGGCCAGACTCTCCTGTTGAAAGAGATGGTTTTAGGGGTGTACTGGGATGAGTGCATGGGcaaagggagcagggagggaatgGGAACTGTCTCTGATGTGACAAAGATGGGGGCCAGGCAGGGGCTGTGATACCCAGCCTAGTCCCCCCATCCCTGCCTTGCAGCTATGGTGGGGTGCTAGTGACCCCTCAGCCCCACAAGAGACCAAGCATCTGCCACGAGAGGCAGACTGCAGGGCACTGTGGAGGCTGCTTGCCTCAGACTACACTCTACTACCATCACCAGGGCTGGAGCCTCAAGCGCCGTTTTCCCCAAAAGCCAGTCAAAGGGCATCTGGTCTCTTCTAGGTACACATTCCTCCTCGCTGGAGGATGTCTCCTTGCAGTCACAGCCATGGGCAGCTATGCCGTGTTACTTCTTATCCCCGCTGCTGGCTCTGTGCACGTCCTCCTCTCCGTCAGCCCAGCTCACGTCCATACCTGGGTCTTTGGCCTCCAGATGTGCTGGCAGACGCTCTGCCACCTGGGCAGCTTCGTGCTGGAGTCAGAGGATGCCAGGTAaccttccagccctgcctccctccctctccaccTTCCCAGCCATTTTGGATGGGCAGAGGCCCACCCAGGCAAAGCTGGTTGGTCTCTCCTTGGCCCCCAGCTGCATCCCTGCTGATGGATGGCATTGTGGGCatggcagcagggaggtgggagggacAGCATGTGTGCCCATGCGCTCATTTCAAGGCACCCTCAGCAGCTCCCCGGTGCTTTCTCCTTTCAGACCAGCTGTTGCCCTCTCCGCCATTATGCTGCTCACCCAGAAAGTGACATCTCTGGCCCTGGACATCCACGAAGGGACCGTTCTGCCTCAGACAGGCCAGGGGCTTTTGCAGCAAGCCTTGCCTCTCTGCAGCTACCTGCTCTTTTTCCCAGCCCTCCTCGGAGGCCCCCTGTACCCCTTCAGCAGGTTTCAGGTCCAAGCCGAGTCCTTGGGGGCTGTCCCCCTGccactgcaggctgctggccGGAGGTGCCTTGGGGCACTGGCACTGCAGGCGCTGCGTGTGGGACTGGAGGGCTGGCTGCCCTGTGCACAGGGCTGCTCCATCCTGGCCAGCCTGTGCCACACGTGGATGCGGGCCCTGCTCTTCAGGCTGGCCTACTACACACAGTGGGTACTGGATGAGGCCCTTCTCGAGATGGCAGGCTTTGGGCTGGTGGTGGGGCAGGGAGACCTTTCAGGCCGTGACCTGTGGGTGCTGGAGACCACACACCGCCTGGCTGTCTTTGCCCGAACCTGGAACAAGAGCACGTCCCGCTGGCTGCGGAGGCTGGTCTTCCAGCGCTGCCCAGCCCAACCGCTCCTCGCCACTTTCACCTTCTCCGCCTGGTGGCACGGCCTCCGGCCCGGGCATGTCTTTGGTTTCCTGTGCTGGGCCATCATGGTGGAGGCTGACTACCGCATCCATCCCTTCCTCAGCGCCTGGGCCACCTCCCGTGTTGCAAAGCTCCTCTACCGTGGCACGACCTGGATCTTCACGCAGCTCATTGTCGCCTACATCCTGGATGCTGTGGAGTCTGAGAGCTTCTCTGCGCTCTGCCTACTCTGGACTTCTTACAAGAGTATCCTTCCCCTCTCTTATGgtgttgtgctgctgctgctgctttccaagaAGCCAAAGCAGAACTGAGCCTGTCCTGTGCTACCTTGAGTGGATGGCTAGGGGATGTCCCTGTACATGTGAGCATGCAGAGTGATAGTAACTATTGGTCAAGTGATCTCCAGAGACCCAAGATTGTCCTGGGATATCCGTAGCTTTGAGGGATGTACTGAAGCAAGGTGTCGATGTCACCGACCTAGACAAAagagctcccagcagcactACTTGCCCCGCATTTGTCTTGAGGCTTCGAGTCTCAGCCTCATCTCATGTGGAAAGCATGCAACCTCCCCGCCAAACTCATCAGTGCTGCAAATATGTATTGGTCAGCACCTGTGTCCAGCTCCTTGGAACCTGTCCTCCATGGGGCTAGCAGGTACATGCAGGGAGCCATATCTTGCCAGCTTTCTTGTGCTCAGGGACCACCGGGAGCCTGGACACAGGAAAAGGGGTTGGCAGTCTGTCACAAGCCAAGAAAAACTCCTTTCCCCAACCAGCAATACAAGTGAGAGTCATGAGTCTGCAGTGCTTCTCCAGCAATCGCCCCTTGACATTCTTCCCATGGCACATGAACCCCAAGTTTTGTCTCCAGCTGGATGTCTTCTGCAGTCCCCCTGAGTGGGTGACATGCTTGGCCCCCAAGGTGGAAGGTCAGGGAACACGGATGATCCATCGCCTCAACCACCTCTGCAGAGGATCCTGGGCATGTGTGCAAGTATGCCTAGGTAGAGTTGGGGTCTACTGCCCGGGGCATGCTGAGGACAGCATGGGCAGAGGGGGGAAATAAGCCAGCAAAGCCCTCAGACTTGGCTGACATTCAGCTAGGGCTTCAGGGTTGCTTTCCCCACAACAGCTGCACAATGCTCTTCTTGAGTCCAAGCACTGACCTAAGACCCAAAAGCCTGGGACTCTTTATGCATGAGATACCAGAGGGGAAGATACCAGGAAACCATGGAGCTAGGAGCTTTTGTTTACATGAAAGCATGAAGCCACCCACCCAATCTCAATATAATATAGCTGAAAACACTACAAGACTATAGTTGGTCCCTAGTCTGTGGGGGATACTGCTGCAAGGTACCAGGACCACCAACACCTGAACCAGTCTCAATCCAGTTGCCcccattattattttccagttgCCAGTACAGCAGGCATTACGATTGGATTCGTCATGGTCAGGCCCTGTCTCCTTCAGTGTTagtcctgcagagctgcctccaACTTGTTCCCTACATCCATGCTTAAAAACTGAGTCATCTCTTCATCTTATCTATGCAAAACGTGCTGGGCTCCTTCAGACAGGTTCTCCAGCTGTTCAATCACTCCCCTGGCCAACGTGAGACCACATGTAGCAGGCTGTGGCCAGACTTCCCAGAAGAGTGTAGGATGGTCCACAGGACAGTGGTTCCCAAGCCAGAAGGCTCACGCTGCCTGTGTTGGAGGGAAATACATGCAAGAGACAGGGCACAAGAAAGCCTGCGTACAAAAAATCCCTGACAGTAGTGGTTGGAGTCATTCCACATTCTTTCAGCAGGCAGGGACGTGCACAGCTTCCTCCCTAAGGGGACTAGGGGAAATTCATTGCAAACGGGTGCCCAGCCAAGAAACCATTCCCTCCCATCAGCAGCAACTGCAGccaaacagattaaaaatccAGGTGA from Cygnus olor isolate bCygOlo1 chromosome 4, bCygOlo1.pri.v2, whole genome shotgun sequence encodes:
- the MBOAT4 gene encoding LOW QUALITY PROTEIN: ghrelin O-acyltransferase (The sequence of the model RefSeq protein was modified relative to this genomic sequence to represent the inferred CDS: substituted 1 base at 1 genomic stop codon) encodes the protein MCWADLLILLPAAWYQLAAFPFAALFHQLCASGQLSLTARYTFLLAGGCLLAVTAMGSYAVLLLIPAAGSVHVLLSVSPAHVHTWVFGLQMCWQTLCHLGSFVLESEDARPAVALSAIMLLTQKVTSLALDIHEGTVLPQTGQGLLQQALPLCSYLLFFPALLGGPLYPFSRFQVQAESLGAVPLPLQAAGRRCLGALALQALRVGLEGWLPCAQGCSILASLCHTWMRALLFRLAYYTQWVLDEALLEMAGFGLVVGQGDLSGRDLWVLETTHRLAVFARTWNKSTSRWLRRLVFQRCPAQPLLATFTFSAWWHGLRPGHVFGFLCWAIMVEADYRIHPFLSAWATSRVAKLLYRGTTWIFTQLIVAYILDAVESESFSALCLLWTSYKSILPLSYGVVLLLLLSKKPKQNXACPVLP